One Thomasclavelia spiroformis DSM 1552 DNA window includes the following coding sequences:
- a CDS encoding alpha/beta fold hydrolase has product MKYILLHGLGQNSFSYNKTIEFMEMKDDIICLDLVKLLHCKEVNYANLYLAFVGYCKQIDEPLNICGLSLGGILAMHYTIENPDKVNSLVLIATRYIMPKKLLNFQNILFKLMPNNMFKEIGFNKYEFINLSKSMMNLNFENDLEKITCPTLIVCGDKDKTNKPASLQLKKRITNSNIEIIENAGHEVNIDNPQKLGIILNKFFKEGNEYEKM; this is encoded by the coding sequence ATGAAATATATTTTATTACATGGCTTAGGACAAAATAGTTTTAGTTATAATAAAACAATTGAGTTTATGGAAATGAAAGATGATATAATTTGTTTAGATTTAGTTAAATTACTTCATTGCAAAGAGGTAAATTATGCTAATTTATATCTAGCCTTTGTTGGATACTGTAAACAAATTGATGAACCACTTAATATATGTGGTTTATCATTGGGTGGTATTTTAGCAATGCATTATACAATTGAAAATCCAGATAAAGTTAATTCTTTAGTATTAATTGCAACTCGATATATAATGCCTAAAAAATTATTAAATTTTCAAAATATATTATTTAAACTAATGCCAAATAATATGTTTAAAGAAATTGGATTTAATAAATATGAATTTATTAATTTATCAAAATCAATGATGAATTTAAATTTTGAAAATGATTTAGAAAAAATAACCTGTCCAACACTTATAGTATGTGGAGATAAAGATAAAACTAATAAACCAGCTTCATTGCAACTTAAAAAAAGAATAACTAATAGTAACATAGAAATAATTGAAAATGCAGGTCATGAAGTAAATATAGATAATCCTCAAAAATTAGGAATAATATTAAATAAATTTTTTAAAGAAGGAAATGAATATGAAAAAATGTAA
- a CDS encoding ABC transporter ATP-binding protein, producing the protein MGLKKILYKLYSLLEFEQKRNFIIIIFIMIISAFLTQLTPKAIGWLTDDVLLREQIDFLEIIPLLILILIINIVNELIKILRRILVEDTATKTEKKARGIVIKSLLKAPLSYFKNNMTGNIHGRLNRCLEGTVKLEKLIFMDFAPAIFNSLAAIIVILTTLPVVLALIMLLVIPIGILIVFRQISTQRGIRVELLDTKSEMDGSLVELLNGIEVIRITNSIKLEENRFDNKSEFLRSKEMKHHLQMAKYDSMKFINEAVFTVLLIGAATFLATKNIITIGSVLTAYLCFVQLIKPLEELHRILDELSECMVLTEDFFQMTEIPNDFSYENLENNECINLNNNEIINIHNLQFSYENKKEIIKNLDLKIKKGMFLGIAGPSGCGKSSLIKVICKLEQCKGNVIIDNYDINSLSRKDIAQIIALVPQNPFIIAGTIYENICYGLDRKVSQFEVEEAIKKAYLFDFINSLPKKLDTLLSEGGSNLSGGQKQRIAIARIFLRKPKILILDEATSALDNTSEKYIQSEIEKLKKESKMTIISIAHRLTTLKNCDEIIVMNHGKIVQHGKYNELIKTEGIFSDMFYGRLK; encoded by the coding sequence ATGGGTTTAAAAAAAATATTATATAAATTATATAGTTTATTAGAATTTGAACAAAAAAGAAATTTTATTATAATTATTTTTATTATGATAATATCAGCATTTTTAACGCAATTAACACCTAAAGCGATTGGTTGGTTGACAGATGATGTTTTATTACGAGAGCAGATTGATTTTTTAGAAATTATACCATTATTAATATTAATTTTAATTATTAATATAGTAAATGAATTAATTAAAATATTACGAAGAATATTGGTTGAAGATACAGCTACAAAAACTGAAAAAAAAGCTCGAGGCATTGTAATAAAGTCACTTTTAAAAGCACCGCTTTCATATTTTAAAAATAATATGACAGGGAATATTCATGGGCGCCTTAATCGATGTTTAGAAGGTACTGTAAAGCTTGAAAAATTAATATTTATGGATTTTGCACCAGCAATATTTAATAGTTTAGCGGCAATTATAGTTATTTTAACTACTTTACCAGTGGTTTTAGCTTTGATAATGTTACTAGTTATTCCAATTGGGATATTAATCGTATTTAGACAAATTAGTACACAAAGAGGAATACGAGTGGAATTACTGGATACTAAATCAGAAATGGATGGTAGTTTAGTAGAGTTATTAAATGGGATAGAAGTAATTAGAATTACTAATAGTATTAAATTAGAAGAAAATAGATTTGATAATAAATCTGAATTTTTGAGAAGTAAAGAGATGAAGCATCATTTACAAATGGCAAAATATGATAGTATGAAGTTTATAAATGAAGCAGTATTTACAGTTTTATTAATTGGTGCAGCAACTTTTTTAGCAACTAAAAATATTATTACAATTGGAAGTGTTTTAACTGCTTATTTATGTTTCGTTCAATTAATTAAACCACTAGAAGAATTACATCGTATTTTAGATGAGTTATCTGAATGTATGGTATTAACAGAAGATTTTTTTCAAATGACTGAAATCCCTAATGATTTTTCGTATGAGAATTTAGAAAATAACGAATGTATAAACTTAAATAATAATGAAATCATTAATATTCATAATTTACAATTTAGTTATGAAAACAAAAAAGAGATTATTAAAAATCTAGATCTTAAAATAAAAAAAGGGATGTTTTTAGGAATTGCAGGACCAAGTGGTTGTGGTAAATCATCATTAATCAAAGTTATTTGCAAATTAGAACAATGTAAAGGAAATGTTATTATAGATAATTATGATATTAATAGTTTGTCACGTAAAGATATTGCCCAAATTATTGCTTTGGTGCCTCAAAATCCATTTATTATTGCTGGCACTATTTATGAAAATATTTGTTATGGGTTAGATCGAAAAGTATCACAATTTGAAGTGGAAGAAGCAATAAAAAAAGCCTATTTATTTGATTTTATTAATAGTTTACCAAAAAAATTAGACACTTTACTTTCAGAAGGAGGAAGTAATTTATCTGGTGGTCAAAAACAGCGTATTGCAATAGCAAGAATATTTTTACGAAAACCAAAAATTTTAATTTTAGATGAAGCTACCTCGGCATTAGATAATACTTCTGAAAAATATATTCAATCAGAAATAGAAAAGTTAAAAAAAGAAAGCAAGATGACTATTATTTCTATTGCTCATCGACTCACAACTTTAAAAAATTGCGATGAAATAATTGTAATGAATCATGGTAAAATTGTGCAACATGGTAAATATAATGAATTAATAAAAACAGAAGGTATTTTTAGTGATATGTTTTATGGAAGGTTGAAATAA
- a CDS encoding DNA methylase — protein sequence MKQDKRIYMAIDLKSFYASVECVERNLDPLTTNLVVADVSRSEKTICLAVSPSLKKYGIPGRARLFEVIQKVKEINQQRKNKLGNKKFTGESYDDNLLSQDPNLSLSYIIATPRMAFYIEYSTKIYEIYLKYVSVDDMHVYSIDEVFIDITSYLKVYNVKPREFAKMIILDVLKTTGITATAGIGTNLYLCKIAMDIVAKHTKADQDGVRIAQLDEMMYRKYLWYHQPITDFWRVGKGYQNKLKKVGLYTMGDIAKCSIGKEDEYYNEDLLYDLFGINAELLIDHAWGYEPCTINDIKGYKPENNSIGSGQVLDSPYDFNKAKLVVKEMLDLLSLNLVEKRLVTDQIVLTIGYDIENLSKYKYYQGEITTDYYGRKIPKHAHGTVNLNEKTASAKLIIDAVMKLYDKIIDKNLTVKRINISANHVVSEATLINQKTIEQLDLFTDYEALKKQREKESKELLKEKKLQQATLQIKKKYGKNAILKGMNLKEGATTIERNKTIGGHKA from the coding sequence ATGAAACAAGATAAACGAATATATATGGCAATTGATTTAAAGTCGTTTTATGCATCAGTTGAATGTGTTGAAAGAAATCTTGATCCTTTAACAACTAATCTTGTTGTTGCTGACGTAAGTCGTAGTGAAAAAACAATTTGTTTAGCAGTATCACCATCATTAAAAAAATATGGAATTCCAGGAAGAGCAAGATTATTTGAAGTAATTCAAAAGGTCAAAGAAATAAATCAACAAAGAAAAAATAAACTAGGTAATAAAAAATTTACTGGTGAATCATATGATGATAATTTACTTAGTCAAGATCCAAACTTATCATTATCATATATTATTGCAACACCACGAATGGCTTTTTATATTGAATATAGTACTAAAATTTATGAAATTTACTTAAAATATGTTTCTGTAGATGATATGCATGTTTATTCGATTGATGAAGTTTTTATTGATATTACATCATATCTTAAAGTTTATAATGTAAAGCCCCGGGAATTTGCAAAAATGATTATTTTAGATGTTTTAAAAACTACTGGGATTACAGCTACCGCTGGAATTGGAACAAATTTATATTTGTGTAAAATTGCTATGGATATAGTTGCTAAACATACAAAAGCAGATCAAGATGGTGTTAGAATAGCTCAGTTAGATGAGATGATGTATCGAAAATATCTTTGGTATCATCAGCCAATTACTGATTTTTGGAGAGTCGGCAAAGGCTATCAAAATAAATTAAAAAAAGTTGGCTTATATACAATGGGAGATATTGCGAAATGTTCAATTGGTAAAGAAGATGAATATTATAATGAAGATTTACTTTATGATTTATTTGGCATTAATGCTGAATTATTAATTGATCATGCTTGGGGCTATGAACCATGTACGATTAATGATATTAAAGGCTATAAACCAGAAAATAATAGTATTGGTAGTGGCCAAGTTTTAGATTCACCATATGATTTTAATAAAGCAAAATTAGTTGTAAAAGAAATGCTTGATTTGCTTTCATTAAACTTAGTTGAAAAAAGATTAGTTACTGATCAAATTGTTTTAACAATTGGTTATGATATCGAAAATCTTTCAAAATATAAATATTACCAAGGAGAAATTACAACTGATTATTATGGTAGAAAAATACCTAAACATGCTCATGGAACAGTAAATCTTAATGAAAAAACTGCGTCTGCAAAATTAATTATTGATGCTGTAATGAAATTATATGATAAAATCATTGATAAAAACTTAACAGTAAAAAGAATTAATATTTCAGCTAATCATGTTGTAAGTGAAGCGACATTAATTAATCAAAAAACAATTGAACAATTAGATTTATTTACTGATTATGAAGCTTTAAAAAAACAACGAGAAAAAGAATCAAAAGAATTATTAAAAGAAAAAAAGTTACAGCAAGCAACATTACAAATCAAAAAGAAATATGGTAAAAATGCAATCTTAAAAGGAATGAATCTTAAAGAAGGTGCTACAACAATTGAACGTAATAAAACAATAGGGGGACATAAAGCATAA
- a CDS encoding glutamate synthase subunit beta, with product MAKPTGFLEYQRVDNFSIKPQKRILNFDEFHQSLNPSLRKQQGARCMNCGVPFCQSAISIKGTVSGCPLHNLIPEWNDEIYRGNEKQALARLLKTNCFPEFTGRVCPALCEKACVCGLNDDPVTIKDNELYVIETAFKNSLIKANLPSFRTGKKVAVIGSGPAGLTVAYQLNQKGHEVTVYEKEDRLGGLLMYGIPNMKLDKKIIERRIQLMKEEGIIFITNKNVGVDLTKEELLLNYDAIVLCCGAKQARDLKVPGRNSKGIYLAVDFLASTTKALLDNTYEKGNYISAKDKHVVVVGGGDTGNDCVATAIRHGCISVTQLEMMPQLPSTRTKEEPWPQWPHVNKIDYGQEESMEIFHHDPRLYKTTVKECIDEKGQLKAVKIVNIEINNGKIIEVEGSQKIIKADLLLIAAGFTGIDLELKNTFNLQTTAKNTIATKQFSYQTTDDKIFVAGDSRRGQSLVVWAIMEGNECANEVNEYLMKDFD from the coding sequence ATGGCTAAACCAACAGGGTTTTTAGAATATCAACGTGTTGATAATTTTTCCATTAAACCACAAAAGCGAATTTTAAATTTCGATGAATTTCATCAGTCTTTAAATCCATCATTAAGGAAACAACAAGGTGCACGTTGTATGAATTGTGGAGTACCTTTTTGTCAATCTGCCATTTCTATAAAAGGAACAGTTTCAGGGTGCCCCTTACATAATTTAATTCCTGAATGGAATGATGAAATATATCGTGGTAATGAAAAACAAGCACTAGCAAGATTATTAAAAACAAATTGTTTTCCTGAATTTACTGGCCGTGTTTGTCCTGCTTTATGTGAAAAAGCTTGTGTATGTGGATTGAATGATGATCCTGTTACAATTAAGGATAATGAATTATATGTCATTGAAACAGCTTTTAAAAATAGTCTAATTAAAGCCAATTTACCAAGTTTTCGTACAGGTAAAAAGGTTGCAGTAATTGGAAGTGGTCCAGCTGGTTTAACGGTTGCATATCAATTAAATCAAAAAGGACATGAAGTTACTGTTTATGAAAAAGAAGATCGTTTAGGTGGCTTGTTAATGTATGGAATTCCAAATATGAAACTTGATAAAAAAATAATTGAACGACGTATTCAATTAATGAAAGAAGAAGGAATTATTTTTATTACCAATAAAAATGTCGGTGTTGATCTTACAAAAGAAGAATTATTGTTGAACTATGATGCGATAGTTTTATGTTGTGGGGCTAAACAAGCACGTGATTTAAAAGTACCTGGTCGAAATAGCAAAGGAATATATTTAGCAGTTGATTTTCTTGCATCAACAACTAAAGCCTTGCTTGATAATACTTATGAAAAAGGAAATTATATTAGTGCTAAAGATAAACATGTAGTTGTTGTCGGTGGTGGTGATACAGGAAATGATTGTGTTGCTACGGCTATTCGTCATGGTTGTATCTCAGTAACACAGTTGGAAATGATGCCACAATTGCCTTCGACAAGAACAAAAGAAGAGCCATGGCCACAATGGCCTCACGTTAATAAAATTGATTATGGTCAAGAAGAAAGTATGGAAATATTTCATCATGATCCACGTCTTTATAAAACAACTGTTAAAGAATGTATTGATGAAAAAGGACAACTTAAAGCAGTAAAAATTGTTAATATTGAAATTAATAATGGTAAGATAATTGAAGTTGAAGGTAGTCAAAAAATTATCAAAGCAGATTTATTGTTAATTGCTGCTGGTTTTACTGGTATTGATTTAGAATTAAAAAATACTTTTAATTTACAAACTACTGCTAAAAATACTATTGCAACTAAACAATTTTCTTATCAAACAACTGATGATAAAATTTTTGTTGCTGGAGATAGTCGTCGTGGTCAATCATTAGTTGTATGGGCGATTATGGAAGGTAATGAATGTGCTAATGAAGTAAATGAATATTTAATGAAAGATTTTGATTAA